A single Phoenix dactylifera cultivar Barhee BC4 chromosome 1, palm_55x_up_171113_PBpolish2nd_filt_p, whole genome shotgun sequence DNA region contains:
- the LOC120110305 gene encoding potassium transporter 7-like gives MTTATFSCIKQSTALGCFPRLKIIHTSRKFMGQIYVPVINWFLLVFCLAFVATFGSITDIGNAYGTAELGIMMMTTILVTIIMLLIWQINIFIVLLFVIFFLGLELVFFTSVLGSAEAGSWVLLIFAAILFMIMYIWTYGSKLKYESEVKQKLSMDLMMELGCNLGSIRAPGISLVYNELVKGIPAIFGHFLTTLPAIHSMIIFVCIKYVPVPVVPQSERFLFRRVCPKSYHMFRCIARYVVSQCFGHGHDLILLEH, from the exons ATGACAACAGCAACATTTTCATGCATAAAACAATCAACAGCACTTGGTTGTTTTCCTCGTCTCAAAATTATTCACACATCACGGAAGTTCATGGGTCAGATATATGTTCCGGTCATAAATTGGTTTCTGCTGGTCTTCTGCTTGGCATTTGTTGCCACCTTTGGAAGCATAACTGACATTGGCAATGCATATG GCACTGCAGAACTTGGAATAATGATGATGACAACAATTCTAGTAACCATCATTATGCTTCTAATATGGCAGATTAACATCTTCATAGTGCTTTTGTTTGTCATATTCTTTCTGGGGCTGGAATTAGTTTTCTTCACTTCTGTTTTGGGTAGTGCGGAGGCTGGAAGTTGGGTTTTGTTGATTTTTGCAGCAATATTGTTTATGATAATGTACATATGGACTTATGGGAGCAAGCTAAAGTATGAATCTGAAGTTAAACAGAAGCTTTCAATGGATCTGATGATGGAGTTGGGCTGCAACCTTGGTTCCATTAGAGCCCCTGGTATTAGCTTAGTTTACAATGAGTTAGTGAAAGGAATTCCAGCAATATTTGGACACTTTCTGACCACCCTTCCAGCAATCCACTCTATGATCATATTTGTGTGCATAAAATATGTGCCAGTTCCTGTAGTTCCTCAGAGCGAAAGGTTTCTCTTCCGGCGTGTCTGCCCAAAGAGCTATCACATGTTTCGTTGCATCGCTAGGTATGTCGTATCCCAGTGTTTTGGACATGGACATGACTTAATTTTGTTGGAGCATTAG